TCGAAGAAACGGAAGAGAGTTCTTTGGTTGTAAAAGAAGAGAAGTCCCTTGAAGAAGACTCCGAAGACGGAAACTTAGCGTTATTCAGAAAGAAGGGACAAAATGGAGAGAAAACCAAAAGAGATCCTAAGAATAAATTCGAGAGCTAAAGATACTATTTTTTGTTAGAATAAGCTTCAAGAATAAAAATTTCTTAGAAGTGGGCAAAAAATCTTTTTAAGGGTTTTTCTATAAAGATTATTTTATTTTATTCACAGTAGGTTTTTCTTCTTCAAGCAGATCAAGAAAGGCTCGCAATTGCTTAGATCTTATGGGGTGGCGCATTTTTCTCAATGCCTTAGCTTCTATTTGTCGGATACGTTCTCTAGTAACATTGAAAGCAGAACCGACCTCTTCTAAAGTCTTGGGCTTGCCATCCAAAAGTCCAAAGCGGTGTATCAAAACAAAACGCTCTCTTTCTGTTAAGGTTTTTAGGACTTCTTTCATTTTATCTTTTAGCATGGAGTAGCCAGTAGCCTCCGCCGGAGATTCTACACCTGTATCCTCGAGAAAATCTCCAAAGGAGCTTTCTCCACCCTCTCCAACTTCAGCCTGTAGAGATATAGGGTGTTGGGCTATTTTATAAATTTCCCGAACACGATCTGGAGTCAGACCCAATTCCTCAGCAAGCTCTTCCGGAGTAGGTTCTTTCCCCGTTTCCATCATTAATTTTTTCGCTCCACGAAGGACTTTATTGATAGTCTCAATCATGTGGACTGGGATTCGTATGGTCCTAGCTTGGTCTGCTATGGCTCGGGTAACTGCTTGTCGGATCCACCATGTAGCGTAGGTGGAAAACTTGTAACCTCTACGATACTCGAATTTTTCCACGGCTTTCATCAAACCCATATTTCCTTCTTGGATGAGATCTAAAAAAGATAACCCTCTGTTTGTGTATTTTTTTGCAATAGAAATAACTAGACGCAGGTTGGACTCCACCATTTCCTTTTTTGCTTCCTGACTTTTATCCATCCATCGTTGTAGCATTCGAACATCCTTTTTGAATTCTTCTAGGGTTCTGCCTGCTGCTACTTCTCTATTTCTCAATTTTCTCCTTGCAGCAGACAACTTGGCCGCTGCAAATTTATTGCGCTCTGCCCTCACCTTAAGATCATTGATTTCTTCCTCCAGACTTAGGAAAGAATCATAAGCTTTGAAGACGACTTCGCCAAAATCTTCCGTGACGTTGTGTCGGCAGTGAAAGCATCTCAGATAAGCCTGAGTCCTAATACGACATTTCTCCAAAGCATCATTGAGTTTAGTGATTTCAGCTTTAGACAAATTGGGCTCTCTGAGTTGGAGTAAGAGGTTTTCTAAAACAGAGTCTTCCTCCTTCAGCAAGTTGATTAGCTTAGGAAGAAGCTCTAAGAAACGGGCTTTGTCTTCGACTTCTTTTTCAGAAATAATTTTATCAAAACGCTCCTTTCCGTTTATCAGGTAATTAGCTATGGAAATAGCTTCCTTAGTGGAGTAGCGAAACCTCAGAATGATGCGCTCTATTTGAATTTGAGCCTTCTCTATTCTTTTAGAGATTTCTACTTCCTCTTCTCTAGTGAGCAACGGAACTGTACCCATCTCCTTCAGGTACATTCTTACAGGGTCGTCTGGAGTTCCTTCGCTTCGTCTGGCGAGACCTTCAAGTTCTTTAGCTTCCTTTTTTCGCTCTTTTTGACGCTCCACATCGGCTTGGTTAAGAACTTGAATATCCATCCCCGTGAGAAAGATAAGGACCTGGTCAATTTGTTCTGGGGTGTCAAAACTCATAGGAAGGATATCATTGATTTCTTCGTAGGTAATGAATCCTTGATCTTTTGCAAGAGCTACTAACTCTTCGAGTTTTTTTTGAGGTTCTTCCTCCAGAGAAATGTCTGCGTCAGTTTTTGTATTCATGCTTGAAGTTGTGCCTCTTTGGGAATCAATAAAGCGTTTATCTATTGGTTGGAATGCAGTTTATCTCAATAAGCATAGGAAAGCTAGGTATTTTTGAATCAGAAAGACGTAGGGGATTGTAAATAAAAAAATTTACACTTAACAGTATTTTGTTTGATGAAAACTATTTTTTTAACAAAGATAGGAGCGCCGATGAATGTGTTCATAGAATTTGTTTCTCAATTATTTCATCATGGTTTACAATGAGCGCCCTTGATGACCCCTCTTAGGGTCTGTTTTTTCAATTTTTTTGACTGGAGTCTTATGGTCACCAAAAAAAACGCGAAGAATGCGAAGGTTAAACGTTCTAGTGCAGAAAAGAGGGTGATAACCTCTAAGAAGCGTAACTTGATTAACCAAAGTTTTAAATCAAAAGTTAAAACTGTTGCTAAAAAGTTTGAGGCTTCTTTGAAAACGAAGGATTCAGCTCTTATCTCCGAAAGTTTGAATAACCTCTATAGTCTTATAGACAAGGGTGTGAAAAGAAAGATCTTCAAGCTTGGTAAAGGAGCTAGGATGAAGTCTAGGGCAACAGCGAAGGTTGCTTAAGTTTTTAACCCTCAAAAATTAGGTGGTGTGTTGTGAGTGCTCTACCCTCTCTAAGTTCTATTTTTCGTTTGGGAACGCGTCCTTTGGGCGGTATCGATAACGTTCTGGCAGGTCTTGGTTGTAAGTCCAAGGTCTTGAGTGATTCTGCTGGTTTAATGTCCGATCTTTGCAGCGCTGCGGCACATTCTAGCTCGTTGGCGAAGCATATTTTGGCTAAAGATGTTTCTCAACGTCCCGGACCTGGAGGAAAGATTCCTTCTCCTTTGGGTGACAGAGAGCCTGTCTTTGCGAAAGTAGACTCTGTCCTTTCCAGCACAGCTCTTTTGGCAGAGGGAGCCGAAGCTCTCGGTCTTTGGGGTAGGTTTTTGACCGGACATCTGTTCTGGGAGACAACTGCTAATGGTAATTTTAGGTACAACTCCCGAATGGGGTGTGACGGGGTCGTTCGCAGCGAAAGGTGTCGGAGGTCTTATCTGAGCATAGCAGGAAAGACTGC
This sequence is a window from Chlamydiifrater volucris. Protein-coding genes within it:
- a CDS encoding RNA polymerase sigma factor, producing MNTKTDADISLEEEPQKKLEELVALAKDQGFITYEEINDILPMSFDTPEQIDQVLIFLTGMDIQVLNQADVERQKERKKEAKELEGLARRSEGTPDDPVRMYLKEMGTVPLLTREEEVEISKRIEKAQIQIERIILRFRYSTKEAISIANYLINGKERFDKIISEKEVEDKARFLELLPKLINLLKEEDSVLENLLLQLREPNLSKAEITKLNDALEKCRIRTQAYLRCFHCRHNVTEDFGEVVFKAYDSFLSLEEEINDLKVRAERNKFAAAKLSAARRKLRNREVAAGRTLEEFKKDVRMLQRWMDKSQEAKKEMVESNLRLVISIAKKYTNRGLSFLDLIQEGNMGLMKAVEKFEYRRGYKFSTYATWWIRQAVTRAIADQARTIRIPVHMIETINKVLRGAKKLMMETGKEPTPEELAEELGLTPDRVREIYKIAQHPISLQAEVGEGGESSFGDFLEDTGVESPAEATGYSMLKDKMKEVLKTLTERERFVLIHRFGLLDGKPKTLEEVGSAFNVTRERIRQIEAKALRKMRHPIRSKQLRAFLDLLEEEKPTVNKIK
- the rpsT gene encoding 30S ribosomal protein S20 — translated: MVTKKNAKNAKVKRSSAEKRVITSKKRNLINQSFKSKVKTVAKKFEASLKTKDSALISESLNNLYSLIDKGVKRKIFKLGKGARMKSRATAKVA